Proteins encoded in a region of the Calypte anna isolate BGI_N300 chromosome 15, bCalAnn1_v1.p, whole genome shotgun sequence genome:
- the DENR gene encoding density-regulated protein produces the protein MATDVAEPVVPDCRGDVRSGGRSDADYPLRVLYCGVCSLPTEYCEYMPDVTKCRQWLEKNFPDEFAKLTVENSPKQEAGVGEGQGNAGEEEEKKKQKRGGRGQIKQKKKTVPQKVTIAKIPRAKKKYVTRVCGLATFEIDLKEAQRFFAQKFSCGASVTGEDEIIIQGDFTDDIIDVIQEKWPEVDDDSIEDLGEVKK, from the exons ATGGCCACGGATGTAGCTGAGCCCGTGGTCCCTGACTGCAGAGGAGATGTAAGGAGTGGTGGCAGGTCAGATGCTGACTATCCTCTTCGGGTTCTCTACTGTGGAG TCTGTTCATTGCCAACAGAG TACTGTGAATACATGCCTGATGTGACTAAATGCAGACAGTGGTTAGAAAAGAATTTTCCAGATGAGTTTGCAAAACTTACAGTAG AAAATTCACCAAAACAGGAAGCTGGGGTTGGAGAAGGCCAAGGCAAtgcaggagaagaagaagagaagaagaagcaaaagagaG GTGGAAGAGGtcagataaaacagaaaaagaagactgTACCACAGAAAGTTACAATAGCTAAAATTCctagagcaaagaaaaaatatgtcaCCAGAGTATGTGGCCTTGCAACATTTG AAATTGATCTTAAGGAAGCACAAAGGTTTTTTGCTCAGAAATTTTCCTGCGGTGCCTCAGTAACAGGAGAAGATGAAATCATCATTCAGGGGGATTTCACAGATGACATCATTGATGTAATCCAGGAGAAGTGGCCTGAG GTGGATGATGATAGCATTGAAGATCTTGGAGAAGTCAAGAAGTGA
- the GPN3 gene encoding GPN-loop GTPase 3 isoform X1 produces MPRYAQLVMGPAGSGKSTYCSTMVQHCEALGRAVQVVNLDPAAELFSYPVMADIRELIEVDDVMEDESLRFGPNGGLVFCMEYFANNFSWLEESLGHVEDDYILFDCPGQIELYTHLPVMKQLVEQLQQWEFRVCGVFLVDSQFMVESFKFISGILAALSAMISLEIPQINIMTKMDLLSKKAKKEIEKYLDPDMYSMIEDSTNMLKSKMFKKLTKSICGLIDDYSMVRFLPFDRSDEESVNIVLQHIDFTIQYGEDLEFKEPKECDEDKSAFVDEYFQDHVDE; encoded by the exons ATGCCCCGGTACGCGCAGCTGGTGATGGGCCCGGCGGGCAGCGGGAAG AGCACGTACTGCTCCACCATGGTGCAGCACTGCGAGGCGCTGGGCCGCGCCGTGCAGGTGGTGAACCTGGACCCGGCGGCGGAGCTGTTCAGCTACCCGGTGATGGCGG ATATCCGTGAGCTGATCGAAGTGGATGACGTGATGGAAGACGAATCCTTAAGGTTCGGTCCCAACGGGGGGTTGGTGTTCTGCATGGAATATTTCGCCAATAATTTCAGCTGGTTGGAGGAGAGCCTCGGGCACGTAGAGGATGACTACATCTTGTTTGATTGCCCAG GTCAGATTGAACTCTACACTCATCTCCCTGTGATGAAGCAGCTggtggagcagctccagcagtggGAATTCCGTGTCTGTGGAGTTTTCCTTGTGGATTCTCAGTTCATGGTGGAATCTTTCAAG TTTATCTCTGGAATTCTGGCAGCACTCAGTGCAATGATATCTTTAGAGATCCCACAGATCAACATCATGACCAAAATGGATTTGCTGAGCAAGAAAGCCaagaaggaaatagaaaa GTACTTAGATCCAGATATGTATTCTATGATTGAAGATTCTACAAAtatgttaaaaagcaaaatgtttaaaaagctGACTAAATCTATATGTGGATTG ATTGATGACTACAGCATGGTTCGGTTTCTGCCTTTTGACCGCTCTGATGAGGAAAGTGTGAACATAGTTCTGCAGCACATAGACTTCACCATCCAGTATGGAGAAGACCTGGAATTTAAAGAACCAAAG GAATGTGACGAAGATAAATCTGCTTTTGTGGATGAATACTTCCAAGATCATGTGGATGAGTAA
- the ARPC3 gene encoding actin-related protein 2/3 complex subunit 3 — translation MRLRFPSSHRLCCLISCSAGGEGRFAASASLLPSCPAPPSRLLPFEMPAYHSTLMDSDTKLIGNMALLPIRSQFKGPAPRETKDMDIIDEAIYYFKANVFFKNYEIKNEADRTLIYITLYISECLKKLQKCNSKGQGEKEMYTLGITNFPIPGEPGFPLNAIYAKPANKQEEEVMRAYLQQLRQETGLRLCEKVFDPQSDKPSKWWICFVKRQFMNKSLSGPGQ, via the exons ATGCGGCTCCGCTTCCCCTCCTCGCACCGCCTCTGCTGCCTCATTTCCTGCAGCGCCGGCGGAGAGGGAAGGTTTGCTGCCAGCGCttctctgctcccctcctgcccGGCCCCGCCGAGCCGCCTCCTGCCCTTCGAGATGCCG GCTTACCACTCCACTTTAATGGACTCAGACACCAAGCTAATTGGGAACATGGCACTGTTACCCATCAGAAGCCAGTTCAAAGGCCCAGCACCCCGGGAAA cAAAGGACATGGATATTATAGATGAAGCCATCTACTACTTCAAAGCtaatgttttcttcaaaaactaTGAAATTAAG AATGAGGCTGACAGAACACTCATCTACATCACCCTCTACATTTCTGAGTGCttgaaaaagctgcaaaag TGCAACTCCAAAGGccaaggagagaaggaaatgtaCACACTAGGAATCACCAACTTCCCAATCCCTGGGGAGCCTGGCTTTCCTCTCAATGCCATTTATGCCAAACCTGCCAACAAGCAGGAGGAAG AGGTGATGAGAGCCTACCTGCAGCAGCTGCGGCAGGAAACCGGTCTGCGCctttgtgaaaaagtgtttGATCCTCAGAGTGACAAACCCAGCAAG tggtgGATCTGCTTTGTGAAGAGACAGTTCATGAACAAGAGTCTGTCAGGTCCTGGGCAGTGA
- the GPN3 gene encoding GPN-loop GTPase 3 isoform X2, translating to MVQHCEALGRAVQVVNLDPAAELFSYPVMADIRELIEVDDVMEDESLRFGPNGGLVFCMEYFANNFSWLEESLGHVEDDYILFDCPGQIELYTHLPVMKQLVEQLQQWEFRVCGVFLVDSQFMVESFKFISGILAALSAMISLEIPQINIMTKMDLLSKKAKKEIEKYLDPDMYSMIEDSTNMLKSKMFKKLTKSICGLIDDYSMVRFLPFDRSDEESVNIVLQHIDFTIQYGEDLEFKEPKECDEDKSAFVDEYFQDHVDE from the exons ATGGTGCAGCACTGCGAGGCGCTGGGCCGCGCCGTGCAGGTGGTGAACCTGGACCCGGCGGCGGAGCTGTTCAGCTACCCGGTGATGGCGG ATATCCGTGAGCTGATCGAAGTGGATGACGTGATGGAAGACGAATCCTTAAGGTTCGGTCCCAACGGGGGGTTGGTGTTCTGCATGGAATATTTCGCCAATAATTTCAGCTGGTTGGAGGAGAGCCTCGGGCACGTAGAGGATGACTACATCTTGTTTGATTGCCCAG GTCAGATTGAACTCTACACTCATCTCCCTGTGATGAAGCAGCTggtggagcagctccagcagtggGAATTCCGTGTCTGTGGAGTTTTCCTTGTGGATTCTCAGTTCATGGTGGAATCTTTCAAG TTTATCTCTGGAATTCTGGCAGCACTCAGTGCAATGATATCTTTAGAGATCCCACAGATCAACATCATGACCAAAATGGATTTGCTGAGCAAGAAAGCCaagaaggaaatagaaaa GTACTTAGATCCAGATATGTATTCTATGATTGAAGATTCTACAAAtatgttaaaaagcaaaatgtttaaaaagctGACTAAATCTATATGTGGATTG ATTGATGACTACAGCATGGTTCGGTTTCTGCCTTTTGACCGCTCTGATGAGGAAAGTGTGAACATAGTTCTGCAGCACATAGACTTCACCATCCAGTATGGAGAAGACCTGGAATTTAAAGAACCAAAG GAATGTGACGAAGATAAATCTGCTTTTGTGGATGAATACTTCCAAGATCATGTGGATGAGTAA
- the ANAPC7 gene encoding anaphase-promoting complex subunit 7 isoform X2, with protein MSVVEHVREMASAGLHSNVRLLSGLLLTMSGNNPELFSPSQKYQLLVYHADSLFHDKEYRNAVSKYTMALQQKKALSKTSKVRPSTGNTASTPQSQCLPSEIEVKYKMAECYTMLKQDKDAIAILDGIPSRQRTPKINMMLANLYKKAGQERSSVTSYKEVLRQCPLALDAILVKGAEVASMTINVIQSIPNLDWLSVWIKAYAFVHTGDNTRAINTICSLEKKSLLRDNVDLLGSLADLYFRAGDNKNSILKFEQAQMLDPYLIKGMDVYGYLLAREGRLEDVENLGCRLFNISDQHAEPWVVSGCHSFYSKRYSRALYLGAKAIQLNSNSVQALLLKGAALRNMGRVQEAIIHFREAIRLAPCRLDCYEGLIECYLASNSIREAMVMANNVYKTLGANAQTLTLLATVCLEDPVTQEKAKTLLDKALTQRPDYIKAVVKKAELLSREQKYEDGIALLRNALANQSDCVLHRILGDFLVAVNEYQEAMDQYSIALSLDPNDQKSLEGMQKMEKEESPTDATQEEDVDDMEGSGEEGDLEGSDSEAAQWADQEQWFGMQ; from the exons ATGAGCGTGGTGGAACATGTCCGGGAGATGGCGTCCGCCGGGCTCCACTCCAACGTGCGGCTCCTCAGCGGGCTCCTCCTGACGATGAGCGGCAATAACCC GGAATTGTTTTCACCGTCACAGAAATACCAGCTCCTTGTATACCATGCAGACTCTCTCTTCCATGATAAAGAATACAGAAATGCTGTGAGTAAGTACACGATGGCcttgcagcagaaaaaagccTTAAGTAAAACTTCAAAAGTAAGACCTTCCACTGGGAACACAGCATCAACCCCCCAGAGCCAG tgtttgccATCAGAAATTGAAGTGAAATATAAAATGGCTGAATGTTATACAATGCTGAAGCAAGATAAAGATGCCATTGCTATTCTAGATGGGATTCCTTCCAGACAGAGGACTCCAAAG ATCAATATGATGTTGGCAAATCTGTACAAGAAAGCAGGCCAGGAACGTTCATCTGTGACCAGCTACAAAGAGGTCCTGAGGCAGTGCCCTTTAGCACTTGATGCCATCCTAG TGAAAGGTGCAGAGGTGGCCTCCATGACAATCAACGTCATCCAGAGTATTCCCAACTTGGATTGGCTTTCCGTGTGGATCAAGGCATATGCTTTTGTGCACACTGGAGATAACACAAGAGCAATAAATACCATTTG ctCTTTAGAGAAAAAGTCATTGCTGAGGGATAATGTGGACTTACTGGGGAGCTTAGCAGACCTGTACTTCAGAGCTGGAGATAATAAAAACTCAATTCTAAAATTTGAACAAGCACAAATGCTGGATCCTTACCTAATAAAGG GAATGGATGTGTATGGTTATTTATTGGCACGGGAAGGTCGACTGGAGGATGTGGAGAACTTGGGCTGCCGTCTCTTCAATATTTCTGATCAGCATGCAGAACCCTGGGTGGTGTCTGG GTGTCATAGTTTCTACAGTAAACGATACTCTCGTGCCTTATATTTAGGAGCCAAAGCTATCCAGCTTAACAGCAACAGTGTTCAAGCTCTCCTGCTGAAAGGAGCTGCTCTGAGGAACATGGGTAGGGTGCAGGAAGCCATCATCCACTTCCGTGAAGCCATACGCCTTGCACCCTGCAGGCTGGATTGCTATGAag GTCTCATTGAATGTTACTTAGCATCCAACAGCATCCGTGAAGCTATGGTCATGGCAAACAATGTTTATAAAACTCTGGGAGCAAACGCACAGACTCTCACTCTGTTAGCAACAGTGTGTCTTGAAGACCCAGTCAcccaggaaaaagcaaaaacattatTGGACAAAGCACTAACACAAAGACCTGATTACATTAAGGCTGTGGTAAAGAAAGCAGAACTTCTTA GTAGAGAACAGAAGTATGAAGATGGGATTGCTTTGCTGAGGAATGCCCTGGCTAACCAGAGTGACTGTGTCCTGCACCGAATCCTGGGAGACTTCCTTGTAGCTGTCAATGAGTACCAGGAAGCAATGGACCAGTACAGTATTGCCCTGAG tttggATCCAAATGATCAGAAGTCACTAGAAGGAatgcagaaaatggaaaaagaggaaagtcCAACAGATGCAACCCAGGAAGAAGACGTAGATGATATGGAGGGAAGTGGAGAAGAGGGGGACTTGGAAGGCAGTGACAGTGAAGCAGCTCAGTGGGCAGATCAAGAGCAGTGGTTTGGCATGCAGTAA
- the ANAPC7 gene encoding anaphase-promoting complex subunit 7 isoform X1, protein MSVVEHVREMASAGLHSNVRLLSGLLLTMSGNNPELFSPSQKYQLLVYHADSLFHDKEYRNAVSKYTMALQQKKALSKTSKVRPSTGNTASTPQSQCLPSEIEVKYKMAECYTMLKQDKDAIAILDGIPSRQRTPKINMMLANLYKKAGQERSSVTSYKEVLRQCPLALDAILGLLSLSVKGAEVASMTINVIQSIPNLDWLSVWIKAYAFVHTGDNTRAINTICSLEKKSLLRDNVDLLGSLADLYFRAGDNKNSILKFEQAQMLDPYLIKGMDVYGYLLAREGRLEDVENLGCRLFNISDQHAEPWVVSGCHSFYSKRYSRALYLGAKAIQLNSNSVQALLLKGAALRNMGRVQEAIIHFREAIRLAPCRLDCYEGLIECYLASNSIREAMVMANNVYKTLGANAQTLTLLATVCLEDPVTQEKAKTLLDKALTQRPDYIKAVVKKAELLSREQKYEDGIALLRNALANQSDCVLHRILGDFLVAVNEYQEAMDQYSIALSLDPNDQKSLEGMQKMEKEESPTDATQEEDVDDMEGSGEEGDLEGSDSEAAQWADQEQWFGMQ, encoded by the exons ATGAGCGTGGTGGAACATGTCCGGGAGATGGCGTCCGCCGGGCTCCACTCCAACGTGCGGCTCCTCAGCGGGCTCCTCCTGACGATGAGCGGCAATAACCC GGAATTGTTTTCACCGTCACAGAAATACCAGCTCCTTGTATACCATGCAGACTCTCTCTTCCATGATAAAGAATACAGAAATGCTGTGAGTAAGTACACGATGGCcttgcagcagaaaaaagccTTAAGTAAAACTTCAAAAGTAAGACCTTCCACTGGGAACACAGCATCAACCCCCCAGAGCCAG tgtttgccATCAGAAATTGAAGTGAAATATAAAATGGCTGAATGTTATACAATGCTGAAGCAAGATAAAGATGCCATTGCTATTCTAGATGGGATTCCTTCCAGACAGAGGACTCCAAAG ATCAATATGATGTTGGCAAATCTGTACAAGAAAGCAGGCCAGGAACGTTCATCTGTGACCAGCTACAAAGAGGTCCTGAGGCAGTGCCCTTTAGCACTTGATGCCATCCTAG GTTTGCTCTCACTGTCAGTGAAAGGTGCAGAGGTGGCCTCCATGACAATCAACGTCATCCAGAGTATTCCCAACTTGGATTGGCTTTCCGTGTGGATCAAGGCATATGCTTTTGTGCACACTGGAGATAACACAAGAGCAATAAATACCATTTG ctCTTTAGAGAAAAAGTCATTGCTGAGGGATAATGTGGACTTACTGGGGAGCTTAGCAGACCTGTACTTCAGAGCTGGAGATAATAAAAACTCAATTCTAAAATTTGAACAAGCACAAATGCTGGATCCTTACCTAATAAAGG GAATGGATGTGTATGGTTATTTATTGGCACGGGAAGGTCGACTGGAGGATGTGGAGAACTTGGGCTGCCGTCTCTTCAATATTTCTGATCAGCATGCAGAACCCTGGGTGGTGTCTGG GTGTCATAGTTTCTACAGTAAACGATACTCTCGTGCCTTATATTTAGGAGCCAAAGCTATCCAGCTTAACAGCAACAGTGTTCAAGCTCTCCTGCTGAAAGGAGCTGCTCTGAGGAACATGGGTAGGGTGCAGGAAGCCATCATCCACTTCCGTGAAGCCATACGCCTTGCACCCTGCAGGCTGGATTGCTATGAag GTCTCATTGAATGTTACTTAGCATCCAACAGCATCCGTGAAGCTATGGTCATGGCAAACAATGTTTATAAAACTCTGGGAGCAAACGCACAGACTCTCACTCTGTTAGCAACAGTGTGTCTTGAAGACCCAGTCAcccaggaaaaagcaaaaacattatTGGACAAAGCACTAACACAAAGACCTGATTACATTAAGGCTGTGGTAAAGAAAGCAGAACTTCTTA GTAGAGAACAGAAGTATGAAGATGGGATTGCTTTGCTGAGGAATGCCCTGGCTAACCAGAGTGACTGTGTCCTGCACCGAATCCTGGGAGACTTCCTTGTAGCTGTCAATGAGTACCAGGAAGCAATGGACCAGTACAGTATTGCCCTGAG tttggATCCAAATGATCAGAAGTCACTAGAAGGAatgcagaaaatggaaaaagaggaaagtcCAACAGATGCAACCCAGGAAGAAGACGTAGATGATATGGAGGGAAGTGGAGAAGAGGGGGACTTGGAAGGCAGTGACAGTGAAGCAGCTCAGTGGGCAGATCAAGAGCAGTGGTTTGGCATGCAGTAA